DNA from Terriglobales bacterium:
ATCTGGCCGCGGCGCCGCGCCAGGTAACCGTCGAGGCCGTCGGTGATCGAGGCGGCGATGAACAGGGCGGAGGCCAGCAGCTCGCGCGAGCCGTCGGTGCTGGCGAACCGCTGGCTGGACAGGATCCAGATCAGCAGCGGGACGCTGAAGATGCGGGTCAGCGTGATGTAATTGGGAAGATTCACGGCGCTTCCGCTGACAATACTGCGGGCACACTACTCCGTGTGCTTCCGATTATCCTCCACGCCTAGGGCGAAAGCAACGCAAGGGGACGCGGCTTTACAATGGCGCAAGTGCCTGAGCTCAAGAGCAAGACCGGTCCCGTCGTCCTCACCATCCCCGGCCTCGAGCGGCTGCCCTGGCTGGCGCACGGCTTCAGCACCCGCCTGGCGGGATTCTCCCAGGTCTATGGAGGGCGGTCGCTGAACCTCGGATTCACGCATGACGATACGCGCGAGGCGGTGGAACGCAATCGCGCCGCCTTCCTGGGCGCGATCGGGGCCAGGGGCTGGCCCATGGTCACGGCCCGCCAGGTCCACTCCGACATCGTGCTCCGGGTGGAAGGACCTCCGGCGGTCCCGCTGACCGGGGACGCGCTGGTCACGCATGCGCGCGGCCTGGTGCTGGCGGTCAAGACCGCCGATTGCGTCCCCATCCTGCTGGTGGATGCGAAGAAGAAAGCGGTAGCCGCCATCCATGCCGGCTGGCGGGGGATGGTGAAACGCATCGTGGAGAAGACCGTGGGTGTGTTGCGACGCGAGTACGGAAGCCAGCCGGGCACGCTGCACGCCGCCATCGGGCCCGGCATCGCCGCCTGCTGCTACGCCGTGGGGGACGAGGTGCGCGAGGCCTTCGATTCCCAGTTCGCCTACGCCGCCCAGCTCTTCCACGAGGTGATGGCCCACCACGAAGTCAGGGAGCGTTACCCCCTGCTGTTCCTGACGGCGCGCGCCCCCGGGCATCACCCGCTCGGCCGCAAGCTGCATCTCGACATGGCGATGGCCGCGCAGCGGCAATTGCTCGACGCCGGCGTGCCCCACAAGCAGATCTTCGCCACCGGCAAGTGCACCTCCTGCCACAACGACCTGTTGTTCTCCCACCGCAGAGAAAAGGGGATCACCGGCCGGCAGGTGGGAGCGATCGGCATTCGTCCGTGAACGGCGGGCGGACTGACAGAAAAATCGATTGAAGATCTCAGATCGCAGATTTCAGATCGCAGATCGCCCGACACGCTGGCTCTTGGAAGCAACTGAGTACGGAGTACCGAGTACTGAGTACTTTTTTCTACGCGCGCCGGTGGCTCTCGTGCTTCCTGGCGCCGGCACTGGCGCCGGCGATCGCACCCGAGCCCGTCACCTTCAGCACCATCAGCACCTTGTCATCGACGTGGGTGCCATTGCTGGAGAAGACGTTGACGTCGGCCAGCACCGAGTCCACCAGCTCCTGGGCGGGCTTGTGGCGGTGCTGATAGACGGAGGCGGCCAGGCGCTCGGTGCCAAACTCGTCGTCGGCCTCGTTGTTGGCCTCCAGGATGCCGTCGGTGCAGCACACCAGCAGGTCGCCCGCCTTGAGCTTGGCCGAGCCCCGCTGGTACTCGGTGGCCAGGAAGAGGCCGATGACCGTGCCGCCCTCCTCCAGCGTCTGGAACTTGCCGGTCTCGCCGTCGATCAGGATGGGCGGGACGTGGCCGGCGTTGATGTAGTGCAGGCCGTTGCGCCGCGTGTCCACCAGCCCCAGGAACATGGAGAGGAATTTCTGGGACTTGGTGTCGTTGCAGATCATCTCGTTCAGTGAGAGCGTGAGCACCTCGAGGGAATGCAGGTGCATGACCAGCGCGCGCAGGGTGGCCTGCAGGTTCGACATCACCAGCGCCGAAGAGACCCCCTTGCCCTCCACGTCGGCCACCACCAGCAGCAAGGACTGAGGCCCGAGGTGCAAGAAGTCGTAATAGTCGCCGCCGACCTCGTAGCAGGGCTCGTTGATGACCGCGATGTCGTAGCCGGGCACGATCGGGGGAGCGTCCGGCAGCAAGGAGCGCTGGATGCCCCGGGCCAGGGCCAGTTCCTTCTCCAGCCGCTGCTTCTCCACCACTTCGCGGTGGAGACGCGCATTCTCCAGCGCCATCGCCATGTGCCCGGAGAGCTTGGAGAGGAACTCCTGGTCGTCATTCGAGAACCGCGAGGCGTTGACCTTATTTAAGAGCTGGATGACGCCGACGATGTCGCCGGTGTGGTGGCGGATGGGAAGGCACAGCAGCGACCTGGTCTTGTATCCGAACTTCTGGTCGAAGCTGCGGTCGAAAAAGTCCAGGCTGTAGGCGTCTTCGACGTTGATCGGCACTCCGCTCTCGGCCACCTTGCCGGCGACGGCCTTGCCGATGGGGACGCGGATCTCCTGGTGGTCGAGCCCGCTGGCCACGATGGACCAGAGCTGCTTGTGTTTGGTGTCCACCAGGAAGACGGTGCCGCGGTCGGCTTTCACCTCGGTGCGCGCGATCCTGAGGATGAGGTCGAGCAGCTCGGCCAGGTCGAGGGTCGAATTCAGAAGCCGGGTGGCTTCGAACAGCAGGGAGAGCTGGGTGATGGTCTTCTGGCTCTCCTGCGACGCCAGCGCGTCCTGCGCGGCCACGCTGCTGATCTCGGCATAGAGCTGCCACCACTCCAGCTGGGTGTCGTTGGCCGAATTCTGGGTGTATGCCACCAGGATCCCGAACATCCGCCCCTTCGCCAGCAGCGGGTAGGCGGAAAGGTAAGCCAGCTTGGTCAGCGCGGCGAACTCGGCCATGTCGGAGCCGGCGGCAGTCAGTTCGGCGTTCTCGCTCATCTGCCGGGACTGGAGTGTCCCCCCGATGATGCCTTGTCCGGGATTGCGGTAGTCCTTGCGGTGGCTCGCGTTCAGGCCGGCGGCGTGGGTCAGGTAGGCGGAGCCGGAGGACTCGTCCCACAGCCACAGTTCGCCGCGGGCGGCGCCGAACTCGGCCACCAGGATGGTGGGAATGCTGCTCAGCACTTCCTCGCCCGAAGGCGCCGAGGTCAGGCGCGCCACCGCCTCGCCAAAGGCGGA
Protein-coding regions in this window:
- a CDS encoding PP2C family protein-serine/threonine phosphatase, giving the protein ARSNSPPTGHFSRLGPIFTGSLGAVGTGKAQKDVESPAAAEKAKAARKGYISAFGEAVARLTSAPSGEEVLSSIPTILVAEFGAARGELWLWDESSGSAYLTHAAGLNASHRKDYRNPGQGIIGGTLQSRQMSENAELTAAGSDMAEFAALTKLAYLSAYPLLAKGRMFGILVAYTQNSANDTQLEWWQLYAEISSVAAQDALASQESQKTITQLSLLFEATRLLNSTLDLAELLDLILRIARTEVKADRGTVFLVDTKHKQLWSIVASGLDHQEIRVPIGKAVAGKVAESGVPINVEDAYSLDFFDRSFDQKFGYKTRSLLCLPIRHHTGDIVGVIQLLNKVNASRFSNDDQEFLSKLSGHMAMALENARLHREVVEKQRLEKELALARGIQRSLLPDAPPIVPGYDIAVINEPCYEVGGDYYDFLHLGPQSLLLVVADVEGKGVSSALVMSNLQATLRALVMHLHSLEVLTLSLNEMICNDTKSQKFLSMFLGLVDTRRNGLHYINAGHVPPILIDGETGKFQTLEEGGTVIGLFLATEYQRGSAKLKAGDLLVCCTDGILEANNEADDEFGTERLAASVYQHRHKPAQELVDSVLADVNVFSSNGTHVDDKVLMVLKVTGSGAIAGASAGARKHESHRRA
- the pgeF gene encoding peptidoglycan editing factor PgeF, with translation MAQVPELKSKTGPVVLTIPGLERLPWLAHGFSTRLAGFSQVYGGRSLNLGFTHDDTREAVERNRAAFLGAIGARGWPMVTARQVHSDIVLRVEGPPAVPLTGDALVTHARGLVLAVKTADCVPILLVDAKKKAVAAIHAGWRGMVKRIVEKTVGVLRREYGSQPGTLHAAIGPGIAACCYAVGDEVREAFDSQFAYAAQLFHEVMAHHEVRERYPLLFLTARAPGHHPLGRKLHLDMAMAAQRQLLDAGVPHKQIFATGKCTSCHNDLLFSHRREKGITGRQVGAIGIRP